One genomic window of Halorubrum hochsteinianum includes the following:
- a CDS encoding antitoxin VapB family protein, translating into MSTKTISLDEEAYERLKSHKREGESFSDVVKRIAGERSWTEVAGILSEEEAEELESLVEEGRSRSRDRREQIDADVRDVE; encoded by the coding sequence ATGTCGACGAAAACGATTTCGCTTGACGAGGAGGCCTACGAGCGGCTCAAATCACACAAGCGAGAGGGAGAGTCGTTTTCCGACGTTGTCAAGCGGATCGCCGGTGAGCGATCGTGGACGGAAGTCGCAGGAATTCTCTCTGAAGAGGAGGCCGAGGAGCTCGAATCCCTCGTCGAGGAGGGGCGGTCTCGTTCTCGCGACCGGCGCGAACAGATCGACGCAGATGTACGGGACGTCGAATGA
- a CDS encoding PHP domain-containing protein has protein sequence MYDYHAHTNYSDGAFLRWMVDGAAEAGLDGIGFADHCNVSPEPSAERYKRALGFNLDLTHERRREAIEAVRADAEVDVDVFDAVEMDYDPDHEPEIAQFLDDAGFDYAVGSVHELDGANVHTRSHFADKPESEREELVDRYFEKLVELIESELFAIAAHPDLIERNPHLRGFATEDHYAAVVDAFGGSRTVPEVNAGRLLGDYGEFHPAPAFLDRLVDAGIEVTIGTDSHEPDEIAPRVREIEAELDRRGLEPVRLDDIVPDA, from the coding sequence GTGTACGATTACCACGCCCACACGAACTACTCCGACGGGGCGTTCCTGCGGTGGATGGTCGACGGGGCGGCCGAAGCCGGACTCGACGGGATCGGGTTCGCCGACCACTGTAACGTCTCGCCGGAGCCGAGCGCGGAGCGGTACAAGCGCGCGCTCGGGTTCAACTTGGACCTGACCCACGAGCGACGCCGCGAAGCGATCGAGGCGGTCCGCGCGGACGCCGAGGTCGATGTCGACGTGTTCGACGCCGTCGAGATGGACTACGACCCCGACCACGAGCCGGAAATCGCCCAGTTCCTCGACGACGCCGGGTTCGACTACGCCGTCGGCAGCGTCCACGAACTCGACGGCGCGAACGTCCACACGCGCTCGCACTTCGCCGACAAGCCGGAGTCCGAACGGGAGGAGCTGGTCGACCGGTACTTCGAGAAGCTCGTCGAGCTCATCGAGTCGGAGCTGTTCGCGATCGCCGCGCATCCGGACCTGATCGAGCGCAATCCGCACCTCCGCGGGTTCGCGACCGAGGACCACTACGCCGCGGTCGTCGACGCGTTCGGCGGCTCGCGGACCGTCCCCGAGGTCAACGCCGGCCGCCTGCTCGGCGACTACGGTGAGTTCCACCCGGCACCCGCCTTCCTCGACCGGCTCGTCGACGCCGGGATCGAGGTGACCATCGGGACCGACAGCCACGAGCCGGATGAGATCGCGCCCCGAGTGCGGGAGATCGAGGCGGAACTCGATCGGCGCGGGCTGGAGCCGGTCCGTTTGGACGATATCGTCCCGGACGCGTGA
- a CDS encoding PLP-dependent cysteine synthase family protein, translated as MDDDILSTLGSPLVRVDAPAGTTVAAKVESRNPGGSAKDRPALYMIEAAEEAGEIEPGDRIVEPTSGNTGIGLAMAGAARGYDVTLVIPEGKSIERRRLMRAYGATVELVDGDISDAKDRADELEGDPNTIQLRQFENPANPRAHYETTGPEILDQVGDRTVDALVAGVGTGGTLSGIGRRLREAFPEVRIDAVEPSDNAVLSGGEPGNDGFQGMGPGFVAPNLDVGLIDEVHAVDLADAEVECRRLAREEGILVGQSSGASNLAAKDVAAELRETGAFAGEEPLVVTVFWDSGERYLTAGTFDG; from the coding sequence ATGGACGACGACATCCTGTCGACGCTCGGCTCGCCGCTGGTGCGAGTCGACGCGCCCGCGGGGACGACGGTGGCCGCCAAAGTCGAGTCCCGGAACCCGGGCGGCTCGGCGAAGGACCGCCCCGCCCTGTACATGATCGAGGCGGCCGAGGAGGCGGGCGAGATCGAACCGGGCGACCGCATCGTCGAGCCCACCTCGGGCAACACCGGCATCGGCCTCGCGATGGCCGGCGCGGCGCGCGGCTACGACGTGACGCTCGTCATCCCGGAGGGGAAGTCGATCGAGCGCCGCCGACTCATGAGAGCGTACGGCGCGACCGTCGAACTCGTCGACGGCGACATCTCGGACGCGAAGGACCGCGCGGACGAGCTCGAAGGAGACCCGAACACGATCCAACTCCGCCAGTTCGAGAACCCGGCCAACCCTCGCGCCCACTACGAGACCACCGGCCCGGAGATACTCGATCAGGTGGGCGACCGCACCGTCGACGCGCTCGTCGCCGGCGTGGGGACCGGCGGCACGCTCTCCGGAATCGGTCGCCGCCTGCGCGAGGCGTTCCCGGAGGTCCGTATTGACGCGGTCGAGCCGTCGGACAACGCCGTCCTCTCCGGCGGCGAGCCCGGAAACGACGGCTTCCAGGGGATGGGGCCGGGGTTCGTCGCGCCGAACCTCGACGTCGGCCTGATAGACGAGGTCCACGCCGTCGACCTGGCGGACGCCGAGGTCGAGTGCCGCCGCCTCGCCCGCGAGGAGGGGATCTTGGTCGGCCAGTCGTCGGGGGCCTCGAACCTCGCCGCGAAGGACGTCGCGGCCGAACTGCGCGAGACCGGCGCGTTCGCGGGCGAGGAGCCCCTCGTCGTCACCGTCTTCTGGGACAGCGGCGAGCGCTACCTGACGGCGGGCACCTTCGACGGGTGA
- a CDS encoding ASCH domain-containing protein yields MTDADPADLLPNDRVKQAALDGEVTQLHRGNRYGDEGDTFEIDGVAFELTEVTERKLGDMTDEDAKREGSPSLSAYKERMVQAHGGNFEWDDDADVVRHRFARVE; encoded by the coding sequence ATGACTGACGCAGACCCGGCCGACCTGCTGCCGAACGACCGCGTGAAACAGGCGGCCCTCGACGGCGAGGTGACGCAGCTCCACCGCGGGAACCGGTACGGCGACGAGGGCGACACCTTCGAGATCGACGGCGTCGCCTTCGAGCTGACCGAGGTGACCGAACGGAAACTCGGCGACATGACCGACGAGGACGCGAAACGCGAGGGGTCGCCGTCGCTTTCGGCGTACAAAGAGCGGATGGTCCAAGCCCACGGCGGGAACTTCGAGTGGGACGACGACGCGGACGTGGTCCGCCACCGGTTCGCGCGAGTCGAGTAG
- a CDS encoding MOSC domain-containing protein, whose protein sequence is MVADDPFDGPSETPSNGSASATGDAGTVESLVTAPEGGAPPVLRDAVEIRADGVEGDRYRRGDGHFQLDGCAVTLVAAEALAAVHEGTGVDVTDGRHRRNVVVEGFGPGMDSLLDATVAVGDALLRPTRRRPPCAHLEAVAGEEGLASALQDRGGLCCDVIEPGRVAVGDSVTVREADPRTAGAAIAERLAERGRTADRE, encoded by the coding sequence ATGGTCGCGGACGATCCGTTCGACGGTCCGTCCGAGACCCCCTCGAACGGATCCGCCTCCGCGACCGGCGACGCCGGAACGGTCGAGTCGCTCGTCACGGCCCCCGAGGGCGGCGCGCCGCCGGTGCTCCGCGACGCGGTCGAGATCCGCGCCGACGGCGTCGAGGGCGACCGCTACCGGCGCGGCGACGGCCACTTCCAGCTCGACGGCTGCGCGGTCACGCTCGTCGCCGCGGAGGCGCTCGCCGCGGTCCATGAGGGGACCGGCGTCGACGTGACCGACGGTCGCCACCGCCGGAACGTCGTCGTCGAGGGGTTCGGCCCCGGAATGGACTCCCTCCTCGACGCGACCGTCGCGGTCGGGGACGCGCTCCTGCGGCCGACGCGTCGCCGGCCCCCGTGCGCGCACCTGGAGGCCGTCGCCGGCGAGGAGGGTCTCGCGTCGGCGCTCCAGGACCGCGGCGGGCTCTGCTGTGACGTGATCGAACCCGGCCGCGTCGCCGTCGGCGACTCCGTGACGGTCCGCGAGGCCGACCCGCGGACCGCCGGCGCGGCCATCGCGGAGCGACTGGCGGAGCGAGGCCGGACCGCGGACCGGGAGTGA
- a CDS encoding PIN domain-containing protein yields MIEDTTFIIDVLHDDRDAVRYLDLIERENRPEKISSITVLELHEAVPQLNAPEERRQAILDVLDTRHAVVADETVMRKAGKISGSLRARGKEIDREDCIIGATALLNDEPVVTRNRDHFEHIDGLDVETY; encoded by the coding sequence ATGATCGAGGACACGACGTTCATCATCGACGTTCTACACGACGACCGGGACGCAGTCCGATACCTCGATCTCATCGAACGGGAGAATCGTCCCGAGAAGATCTCCTCGATAACGGTACTCGAACTGCACGAAGCGGTTCCACAGTTAAATGCTCCCGAGGAGCGGCGACAGGCGATCCTCGACGTACTCGACACGCGCCACGCGGTCGTCGCCGACGAGACCGTGATGCGAAAAGCCGGGAAGATTTCCGGCTCGCTTCGCGCCCGGGGTAAAGAAATCGACAGAGAAGACTGTATCATCGGGGCGACAGCGCTTTTGAACGACGAACCGGTCGTGACCCGCAATCGCGATCACTTTGAGCACATCGACGGCCTCGACGTCGAGACGTACTGA
- a CDS encoding MFS transporter, translating to MNWRYRHTVLTLCMLAFFVTYFARLAISPVVPLIIDDFGVSNTAVGIALSGMWFAYGLSQFPSGILADRYGERRVILVAVGGTTAMSLLLALVPVFPAFVLAAVLLGLAAGLHYAVATTLLSRTFEDLGTAVGLHSLGGPLAGLIAPVAATWVGVRYGWRPGVALAAVVGVPVFVLFARRVRPTEPRRPDQPISERLRLGPLLELLGRREILVPLAVATLGTYVAQGVISFLPTFLVELRGYTPAFAGGVFSAFFVVRAGAQVGLGRLSDRVGRDASIAAALLGGALGLAGLVALPEVARLPLAVGLPPVPELAALGVVVFLAGLGSSFFSAIDPRFMDALGDAERGAGFGLIRTVYTVIGSAGSVGVGLVADLFGWGASFLVIAGLAGVAFLVTAANALLSEGR from the coding sequence GTGAACTGGCGCTACCGCCACACCGTGTTGACGCTGTGTATGCTCGCGTTCTTCGTGACGTACTTCGCCCGACTGGCGATCAGCCCGGTCGTCCCCCTGATCATCGACGACTTCGGGGTCTCGAACACGGCGGTCGGGATCGCGCTCTCCGGGATGTGGTTCGCCTACGGCCTCTCGCAGTTCCCGAGCGGGATCCTCGCGGACCGGTACGGCGAGCGCCGCGTCATCCTCGTCGCGGTCGGCGGGACCACGGCGATGAGCCTCCTCTTGGCCCTCGTGCCGGTCTTCCCGGCGTTCGTGCTGGCGGCGGTGCTTCTGGGCCTCGCGGCGGGGCTTCACTACGCGGTGGCGACCACGCTGCTCTCGCGCACGTTCGAGGACCTCGGGACCGCGGTCGGGCTCCACTCGCTGGGCGGCCCGCTCGCGGGGCTGATCGCGCCGGTCGCCGCGACGTGGGTCGGCGTCCGGTACGGCTGGCGGCCCGGGGTCGCGCTGGCCGCGGTTGTCGGCGTCCCCGTCTTCGTCCTGTTCGCGCGGAGGGTCCGCCCGACCGAGCCGAGACGCCCGGACCAGCCGATATCGGAACGGCTCCGCCTCGGGCCGCTGCTCGAACTGCTCGGGCGGCGGGAGATACTGGTCCCGCTCGCGGTCGCGACCCTCGGCACGTACGTCGCGCAGGGCGTCATCTCCTTCCTGCCGACGTTCCTCGTCGAGCTCCGAGGCTACACGCCCGCGTTCGCCGGCGGCGTCTTCTCCGCGTTCTTCGTGGTCCGCGCGGGCGCACAGGTCGGACTCGGCCGGCTCTCGGACCGGGTCGGCCGCGACGCGAGCATCGCCGCGGCCCTCCTCGGCGGCGCGCTCGGGCTCGCCGGGCTGGTCGCGCTCCCCGAGGTCGCCCGACTCCCGCTCGCGGTCGGACTGCCGCCGGTCCCCGAACTCGCCGCGCTCGGTGTCGTCGTGTTCCTCGCCGGGCTCGGGTCGAGTTTCTTCTCCGCCATCGACCCGCGGTTCATGGACGCGCTCGGCGACGCGGAGCGCGGGGCCGGGTTCGGCCTGATCCGGACCGTCTACACGGTGATCGGGTCGGCCGGGTCCGTCGGGGTCGGCCTCGTCGCGGACCTGTTCGGGTGGGGGGCTTCCTTCCTCGTCATCGCCGGGCTGGCCGGGGTCGCGTTCCTCGTCACCGCGGCGAACGCGCTCCTGAGCGAGGGGCGGTGA
- a CDS encoding ThuA domain-containing protein, translated as MARVTVWNEYRHERESEVVADIYPDGIHAVVADALREGGHEVRTATLDEGPEHGLTENVLDETDVLVWWGHAAHDEVRDAVVDRVHERVLDGMGLIVLHSAHYSKLFKRLMGTSCSLKWREAAERERLWTIEPGHPIADGIGEAIELEEAEMYGERFDVPAPDTLVFTSWFEGGETFRSGCCYRRGSGKVFYFRPGHETYPIYHDEDVRRVLRNAVEWAEPGDGPTPEFGNAEPREDIDTDDDRTVH; from the coding sequence ATGGCACGCGTCACGGTCTGGAACGAGTACCGACACGAACGCGAGAGCGAGGTCGTCGCCGACATCTACCCCGACGGGATCCACGCCGTCGTCGCCGACGCGCTCCGGGAGGGCGGCCACGAGGTCCGCACCGCGACCCTCGACGAGGGGCCGGAGCACGGGCTCACCGAGAACGTTCTCGACGAGACGGACGTGCTCGTCTGGTGGGGCCACGCCGCCCACGACGAGGTGCGCGACGCGGTCGTCGACAGAGTTCACGAGCGCGTCCTCGACGGAATGGGCCTCATCGTCCTCCACTCCGCGCACTACTCGAAGCTATTCAAGCGGCTGATGGGCACCAGCTGTTCGCTGAAGTGGCGCGAGGCCGCCGAGCGCGAGCGGCTGTGGACGATCGAGCCGGGCCACCCGATCGCCGACGGGATCGGCGAGGCCATCGAACTGGAGGAAGCGGAGATGTACGGGGAGCGATTCGATGTTCCCGCGCCCGACACGCTCGTCTTCACCTCTTGGTTCGAGGGCGGCGAGACGTTCCGCTCCGGTTGCTGTTACCGCCGCGGGAGCGGCAAGGTGTTCTACTTCCGACCGGGCCACGAGACGTACCCGATCTACCACGACGAGGACGTTCGACGGGTCCTACGGAACGCGGTCGAGTGGGCCGAACCGGGCGACGGGCCGACCCCCGAGTTCGGCAACGCGGAGCCGCGAGAGGACATCGACACGGACGACGACCGGACCGTTCACTGA
- the pyrI gene encoding aspartate carbamoyltransferase regulatory subunit — MSEHELRVSKIRDGTVIDHVEGGQALNVLAILGIDGSEGFGVSVGMNVPSDRLGRKDIVKVEDRELSQSEVDVLSLIAPEATINIVRDFEVVEKNRVTRPDTVTGVLSCPNRNCITNADEPIETRFDVVADGVRCDYCATILRADIADHIDV, encoded by the coding sequence ATGAGCGAACACGAACTCCGCGTCTCGAAGATCCGCGACGGCACCGTCATCGACCACGTCGAGGGCGGGCAGGCGCTGAACGTCCTCGCGATACTGGGCATCGACGGCTCCGAGGGGTTCGGCGTCTCGGTGGGGATGAACGTCCCCTCCGACCGCCTCGGGCGCAAGGACATCGTGAAGGTCGAGGACCGAGAGCTGTCGCAGTCGGAGGTGGACGTCCTGTCGCTCATCGCCCCCGAGGCGACGATCAACATCGTCCGCGACTTCGAGGTCGTCGAGAAGAACCGCGTCACCCGCCCGGACACCGTGACCGGCGTGCTCTCCTGCCCGAACCGCAACTGCATCACCAACGCCGACGAGCCGATCGAGACCCGGTTCGACGTCGTCGCCGACGGCGTGCGCTGCGACTACTGCGCGACGATCCTGCGCGCGGACATCGCCGACCACATCGACGTTTGA
- the pyrB gene encoding aspartate carbamoyltransferase — protein MRQDHLITATQLSRDDIETVLDRARAVADDPAAYADRHAGRVLALCFFEPSTRTRMSFDSAAKRLGMNTIDMGDVDSSSVSKGESLSDTVRVIEGYADAIVLRHPSEGAATLAGERVDVPVVNAGDGAGQHPSQTLLDLHTIREDHGLDDLTIGIMGDLKYGRTVHSLAAALTEFDANQHFISPESLRLPRSVRFDLHETGAQIREHEEIEPVLDELDVLYVTRIQKERFPDENEYHRVAGEYRIDAETLDAAADDLTVMHPLPRVDEIAPDVDETDHARYFEQAHNGVPVRMALLDTLLENANPDADEGTEVDR, from the coding sequence ATGCGACAGGACCACCTCATCACCGCGACCCAGCTCTCGCGGGATGACATCGAGACCGTACTCGACCGGGCCCGAGCGGTCGCCGACGACCCGGCCGCCTACGCGGACCGGCACGCCGGCCGCGTGCTCGCGCTCTGCTTCTTCGAGCCGAGCACGCGCACACGGATGAGCTTCGACAGCGCGGCCAAGCGCCTCGGGATGAACACCATCGACATGGGCGACGTCGACTCCTCCTCGGTCTCGAAGGGAGAGTCGCTGTCGGACACCGTCCGCGTCATCGAGGGGTACGCGGACGCCATCGTCCTCCGGCACCCGAGCGAGGGCGCGGCGACGCTGGCCGGCGAGCGCGTCGACGTGCCCGTGGTCAACGCGGGCGACGGCGCGGGCCAGCACCCCTCGCAGACGCTCCTCGACCTCCACACGATCCGGGAGGACCACGGCCTCGACGACCTGACGATCGGGATCATGGGCGACCTGAAGTACGGCCGGACGGTCCACTCGCTCGCGGCCGCGCTCACGGAGTTCGACGCCAACCAGCACTTCATCAGCCCCGAGTCGTTGCGGCTCCCGCGGTCGGTCCGGTTCGACCTCCACGAGACGGGCGCGCAGATCCGCGAACACGAGGAGATAGAGCCCGTCCTGGACGAGCTCGACGTGCTGTACGTCACCCGGATCCAGAAGGAGCGGTTCCCGGACGAGAACGAGTACCACCGCGTCGCGGGCGAGTACCGGATCGACGCCGAGACGCTCGACGCCGCCGCCGACGACCTGACCGTGATGCACCCGCTCCCCCGCGTCGACGAGATCGCGCCCGACGTGGACGAGACGGACCACGCGCGCTACTTCGAACAGGCCCACAACGGCGTCCCGGTCCGGATGGCGCTGCTCGACACGCTGCTTGAGAACGCGAATCCCGACGCTGACGAGGGGACGGAGGTGGACCGATGA
- a CDS encoding 2Fe-2S iron-sulfur cluster-binding protein translates to MTEYTVEFVGTGETIEVADTETILSACFDAGIAQEYSCRVGMCLACSAEIVDGEVTQPAARGLTDEEAENYALTCMARPQSDLVLDRGKYPPSIENDAATPAEDGDGAAADDD, encoded by the coding sequence ATGACCGAGTACACCGTCGAGTTCGTCGGCACCGGCGAGACGATCGAGGTGGCCGACACGGAGACGATCCTCAGCGCCTGCTTCGACGCGGGGATCGCCCAGGAGTACTCCTGTCGCGTCGGCATGTGTCTCGCCTGTTCCGCCGAGATCGTCGACGGCGAGGTGACCCAGCCGGCGGCCCGCGGCCTCACCGACGAGGAGGCGGAGAACTACGCGCTCACCTGTATGGCCCGCCCGCAGTCGGACCTGGTACTTGACCGCGGCAAGTACCCGCCGAGCATCGAGAACGACGCCGCGACGCCCGCCGAGGACGGCGACGGCGCGGCCGCGGACGACGACTGA
- a CDS encoding mandelate racemase/muconate lactonizing enzyme family protein, with amino-acid sequence MSRNYESLHDPNAEYTMRELSAETMGTTATRGGDRDVEITDVQTTMVDGNFPWTLVRVYTDAGVVGTGEAYWGAGVPELIERMKPFVIGENPLDIDRLYEHLIQKMSGEGSVEGVTVTAISGIEVALHDVAGKILDVPAYQLLGGKYRDKMRVYCDCHTEEEADPEACADEAERVVDELGYDALKFDLDVPSGFEKDRANRHLRPGEIRHKAEIVEQVTERVKDKADVSFDCHWTFSGGSAKRLADAIEEYDVWWLEDPVPPENLEVQEEVTKSTTTPITVGENRYRVTELRRLIENQAVDIVAPDLPKVGGMRETRKIADVANQYYVPVAMHNVASPVATMAATHVGTSIPNSLAIEYHSYELGWWEDLVEEDVIEDGYIEVPEKPGLGVTLDLDTVEEHMVDGETLFDEA; translated from the coding sequence ATGAGCCGGAACTACGAGTCGCTCCACGACCCGAACGCGGAGTACACGATGCGGGAGCTCTCCGCCGAGACGATGGGGACCACGGCGACCCGCGGCGGCGACCGCGACGTCGAGATCACGGACGTTCAGACGACGATGGTCGACGGGAACTTCCCGTGGACGCTCGTCCGCGTCTACACCGACGCGGGCGTCGTCGGCACCGGCGAGGCGTACTGGGGGGCCGGCGTCCCCGAACTCATCGAGCGCATGAAGCCGTTCGTGATCGGCGAGAACCCGCTCGACATCGACCGCCTCTACGAGCACCTGATCCAGAAGATGTCCGGCGAGGGCTCCGTCGAGGGCGTCACCGTCACGGCCATCTCCGGCATCGAGGTCGCGCTCCACGACGTCGCCGGCAAGATCCTCGACGTCCCCGCCTACCAGCTGCTCGGCGGCAAGTACCGCGACAAGATGCGCGTCTACTGCGACTGCCACACCGAGGAGGAGGCCGACCCAGAGGCCTGTGCGGACGAGGCCGAGCGCGTCGTCGACGAACTCGGCTACGACGCGCTGAAGTTCGACCTCGACGTGCCCTCGGGCTTCGAGAAGGACCGCGCGAACCGCCACCTTCGGCCCGGCGAGATCCGCCACAAGGCGGAGATCGTCGAGCAAGTCACCGAGCGCGTGAAGGACAAAGCCGACGTCTCCTTCGACTGCCACTGGACCTTCTCTGGCGGCTCCGCGAAGCGCCTCGCGGACGCCATCGAGGAGTACGACGTGTGGTGGCTTGAAGACCCTGTCCCGCCGGAGAACCTCGAAGTCCAGGAGGAAGTGACGAAGAGCACGACCACGCCGATCACGGTCGGCGAGAACCGCTACCGCGTCACCGAACTGCGCCGCCTCATCGAGAACCAGGCGGTCGACATCGTCGCGCCCGACCTGCCGAAGGTCGGCGGCATGCGCGAGACCCGCAAGATCGCGGACGTGGCGAACCAGTACTACGTCCCGGTCGCGATGCACAACGTCGCCTCCCCGGTCGCGACGATGGCGGCGACCCACGTCGGCACCTCCATCCCGAACTCGCTCGCGATCGAGTACCACTCCTACGAGCTGGGCTGGTGGGAGGACCTCGTCGAGGAGGACGTCATTGAGGACGGCTACATCGAGGTGCCGGAGAAGCCCGGTCTCGGCGTCACCCTCGATCTGGACACCGTCGAGGAGCACATGGTCGACGGCGAGACGTTGTTTGACGAGGCGTAA
- a CDS encoding TlpA family protein disulfide reductase, with protein sequence MTLETLAPADDLDADAFDDSVLDALAADDYAFKVWGGDWCGDCQRQLPEFGAALAAAGVPDDRIEAYPVVKGPNGKEGEFVDEYDVELIPTVVVEDADGEELARFVEEEDVSIAEFLARQLADVEATA encoded by the coding sequence ATGACACTCGAAACGCTCGCGCCCGCCGACGACCTCGACGCGGACGCGTTCGACGATTCGGTTCTGGACGCGCTCGCTGCCGACGACTACGCGTTCAAGGTGTGGGGCGGCGATTGGTGCGGTGACTGCCAGCGCCAACTCCCCGAGTTCGGTGCCGCGCTCGCGGCCGCCGGCGTTCCGGACGACCGCATCGAGGCGTACCCGGTCGTGAAGGGCCCGAACGGGAAGGAGGGCGAGTTCGTCGACGAGTACGACGTCGAGCTGATCCCGACGGTCGTCGTCGAGGACGCGGACGGCGAGGAGCTCGCCCGGTTCGTCGAGGAGGAGGACGTCTCCATCGCGGAGTTCCTCGCCCGCCAGCTGGCGGACGTCGAAGCGACCGCCTGA
- a CDS encoding short-chain fatty acid transporter, protein MAASSEPGVVERVGFRISEIVERWMPSPFVFAILLTYLVYGAGLLATDSGPVELLEFWYGGFWAFLGFSMQMVLILMTGFVIAYHPRVNAILQRLAEIPNSGAQAAAFVGFISMSLAWVHWGFSLIMGAIFAREMGKVAHRKGITVHYPLLAVAGYMGLGLTWHWGISGSAPLQLTDANNIGEGTGFEFLSSTIPAAETIFHPYALTLTVLSIIFASAVLYVLAPSGERAKGITEYVDEAELFDSVSDGGTDAADASDPVDEPPAEVDDVPAERMNNSRIIGGLVALSGVAILAVQFAGQGLNAFTLNAVNFGFLFAGLLIYQRPAYYRDRFNEAAGAAAGIVLLFPFFAGIQGIMASSGLALLLAEGLLDVSTAATYPVIAWIVGSVANLFVPSGGGEWLVVGPSVLQAAQELGVPYGQATIAYAVGDAHTNLLNPFWALPLLAITNVRAREMFGYAIAMLIALIPFLAVALYAVPY, encoded by the coding sequence ATGGCAGCGAGTAGCGAGCCGGGCGTCGTCGAACGTGTCGGGTTTCGAATATCGGAGATCGTCGAGCGGTGGATGCCGAGTCCGTTCGTCTTCGCCATTCTGTTGACGTATCTGGTCTACGGGGCCGGGCTGTTGGCCACCGACTCCGGGCCGGTGGAACTGTTGGAGTTCTGGTACGGCGGCTTCTGGGCGTTCCTCGGGTTCTCGATGCAGATGGTGCTCATCCTGATGACCGGGTTCGTCATCGCGTACCACCCGCGGGTGAACGCGATACTCCAGCGGCTCGCCGAGATCCCGAACTCCGGCGCGCAGGCGGCCGCGTTCGTCGGGTTCATCTCGATGTCGCTGGCGTGGGTCCACTGGGGGTTCAGCCTCATCATGGGTGCCATCTTCGCCCGCGAGATGGGGAAGGTCGCGCACCGCAAGGGGATCACCGTCCACTACCCGCTGCTCGCGGTCGCCGGGTACATGGGGCTCGGCCTGACGTGGCACTGGGGCATCTCCGGGTCCGCGCCGCTCCAGTTGACCGACGCGAACAACATCGGCGAGGGGACCGGCTTCGAGTTCCTCTCGTCGACGATTCCGGCGGCCGAGACCATTTTCCACCCGTACGCGCTCACGCTCACGGTTCTCTCGATCATCTTCGCGAGCGCCGTGCTGTACGTCCTCGCGCCGTCGGGGGAGCGCGCGAAGGGGATCACGGAGTACGTCGACGAGGCGGAGCTGTTCGACTCGGTGAGTGACGGTGGAACCGACGCCGCCGACGCGTCCGATCCCGTCGACGAGCCGCCGGCGGAGGTCGACGACGTGCCCGCCGAGCGGATGAACAACAGCCGGATCATCGGTGGGCTGGTCGCGCTGTCGGGCGTCGCGATCCTCGCGGTCCAGTTCGCGGGGCAGGGACTCAACGCGTTCACGTTGAACGCGGTCAACTTCGGGTTCCTCTTCGCCGGCCTGCTGATCTACCAGCGTCCGGCGTACTACCGCGACCGGTTCAACGAGGCGGCCGGCGCGGCGGCCGGCATCGTCCTCCTTTTCCCCTTCTTCGCCGGGATTCAGGGTATCATGGCCAGTTCCGGGCTGGCGCTGCTGCTCGCCGAGGGACTGCTCGACGTGTCGACGGCGGCGACGTACCCCGTGATCGCGTGGATCGTCGGCTCCGTCGCCAACCTGTTCGTCCCCTCGGGCGGGGGCGAGTGGCTCGTCGTCGGGCCGTCGGTGCTTCAGGCCGCACAGGAACTCGGCGTCCCCTACGGGCAGGCCACCATCGCGTACGCGGTCGGCGACGCGCACACGAACCTGCTGAACCCGTTCTGGGCGCTGCCGCTGCTCGCGATCACGAACGTCAGGGCGCGCGAGATGTTCGGGTACGCCATCGCGATGCTGATCGCGTTGATCCCGTTCCTCGCGGTCGCGCTGTACGCGGTGCCGTACTGA